Proteins encoded within one genomic window of Triticum aestivum cultivar Chinese Spring chromosome 2D, IWGSC CS RefSeq v2.1, whole genome shotgun sequence:
- the LOC123050501 gene encoding uncharacterized protein, translated as MASSSSARSSRVATCLVLLLLVVSLREASAARPLPPAVDMPSEVPKDQVIVDKYAPLLLAMLPRGPVTPSGPSGGTNEAGN; from the coding sequence ATGGCTTCTTCTTCCAGCGCCCGAAGCAGCCGTGTGGCCACATGCCTCGTGCTGCTTCTCCTGGTCGTCAGCCTCCGAGAAGCCTCGGCCGCGAGGCCGCTCCCGCCAGCCGTTGACATGCCTAGCGAGGTGCCCAAGGACCAGGTCATCGTCGACAAGTACGCGCCGCTTCTGCTCGCCATGCTGCCGAGGGGCCCCGTGACGCCATCCGGCCCCAGCGGCGGCACGAACGAGGCCGGGAACTGA
- the LOC123055055 gene encoding uncharacterized protein, translated as MASRPGTERKATASSAAPAVSAVSRRHHEVAVMGGGASGSSLPGQPYAPQLFPSSQEDEAGSSDLVLSDFQGHTRWTTKNNITSSGVAVVLHDMGNLVLRLPNGTIIWQSFDHPTNTILPDVLTNAPWSAAAIARVQPTPIPTGVVMVLWPTSQDACFGQRSLSIWGIIAAMARTSTSGSPTLPLVSVNKKFLSSARKWQKKEIHKESMLGYLNPSNEIGGEHMEFPIVSFHDIATATDNLSTLTNQKWRVWGEMGNELSGWRRRRGGGATARCSVPVLFEIKTNPCAWAWLRKMGMGLSGKNWTKENIESRYMSPKYVMGGVFSVKLDTYSYGVILLEIASGLKITSPQLVKNYIGLTAYASKLWEDDRLGDRPLMSSVTFTLENESALLPAPRHNLHTLLYGISKLKNEG; from the exons ATGGCGTCCAGGCCCGGCACCGAGAGGAAGGCGACGGCGTCGTCCGCGGCACCGGCGGTCTCTGCTGTGTCCCGGCGCCATCATGAGGTCGCCGTCATGGGTGGAGGGGCCAGCGGGAGCTCGCTGCCGGGCC AACCATATGCCCCTCAGCTGTTTCCTTCTTCACAGGAAGATGAAGCAGGCAG TTCCGACCTGGTGTTGTCGGACTTCCAAGGACACACTCGATGGACGACCAAGAACAACATCACCAGCTCGGGAGTTGCTGTGGTGCTTCACGACATGGGGAACTTGGTCCTCCGGCTTCCAAACGGCACAATCATATGGCAGAGTTTTGATCACCCCACAAACACCATCCTCCCAG ATGTTTTGACGAATGCGCCATGGAGTGCAGCAGCAATTGCTCGTGTACAGCCTACACCTATACCAACTGGAGTAGTAATGGTTCTATGGCCGACCAGTCAAGATGCTTGCTTTGGACAGCGGAGCTTGTCGATATGGGGAATTATAGCAGCAATGGCGAGAACCAGTACCTCCGGCTCGCCAACTCTCCCG CTTGTGAGTGTTAACAAGAAGTTTTTATCTTCAGCAAGAAAATGGCAGAAGAAGGAAATCCACAAGGAATCAATGCTAGGATACCTTAACCCATCCAATGAAATTGGTGGTGAACACATGGAATTTCCAATTGTTAGCTTTCACGATATTGCCACTGCAACGGATAATTTATCTACCTTAACAAATCAGAAGTGGAG AGTTTGGGGTGAAATGGGCAACGAATTGAGTgggtggaggagaagaagaggtGGAGGCGCCACTGCTAGGTGTTCTGTTCCTGTGTTGTTTGAAATTAAGACGAACCCATGTGCCTGGGCTTGGTTAAGGAAAATGgggatgggccttagtggaaaaaacTGGACCAAGGAGAATATAGAAAG TCGTTACATGTCGCCTAAATATGTTATGGGAGGTGTATTTTCTGTAAAATTGGACACCTATAGCTACGGTGTTATACTCTTGGAGATTGCAAGTGGCTTAAAGATCACCTCACCGCAACTTGTAAAGAACTATATCGGCCTTACAGCTTAT GCGTCGAAACTATGGGAAGATG ACCGTCTGGGTGATAGGCCACTCATGTCATCGGTTACTTTTACGTTAGAGAATGAAAGTGCATTGCTCCCAGCACCAAGGCACAACTTGCATACTCTGCTCTATggaatttcaaaactgaagaaTGAAGGGTAA
- the LOC123055053 gene encoding CBL-interacting protein kinase 22, with protein sequence MGPEDSPAAGESYSKVLQGRYELGRVLGRGGSSKVYRARDIRTGVSVAVKAVRKPHHPCSPEKAAAARRSVERELAALRRVQGHPHVMRLLDVLASRSTVYLVLELARGGTLLSAMDERGRFDEPTSRRLFVQLVSALAHVHSRGVFHRDVKPENLLLDEHGDLKLTDFGLCALADRHLGADGLAATRCGSPAYVAPEILYKKRYDAGKVDVWSSGVALFSLTAGYLPFNDGNLMGMYRKIFSGRFRCPRWFSPELRSLVGRMLDPDAGTRIKMDEIMEHPWLQQDGTSSFDIIRAPSSDPRPEVMKWEAEMEQVRELNAFDIIAFASGCDLSGLFGPLPDRVRFAVVGVVIASVLDKAEEIGREEGFVMRRKEEVGCGGIMFEAIQREIIAMVRVSRLLEEMLMVEVERASSSEAPNLWERLQQGLKFSND encoded by the coding sequence ATGGGGCCGGAAGATTCACCGGCCGCCGGGGAGAGCTACTCGAAGGTCCTGCAGGGCCGGTACGAGCTTGGCCGCGTGCTCGGCCGGGGTGGGTCGTCCAAAGTCTACCGCGCCCGCGACATCCGAACCggcgtctccgtcgccgtcaaggCCGTCCGGAAGCCGCACCACCCGTGCTCTCCCGAGAAGGCCGCCGCGGCGCGCCGGTCCGTGGAGCGGGAGCTCGCCGCGCTCCGCCGCGTGCAGGGCCACCCGCACGTCATGCGCCTCCTCGACGTCCTGGCATCCCGCTCCACCGTCTACCTCGTGCTCGAGCTCGCCCGCGGCGGCACCCTCCTGTCCGCGATGGACGAACGCGGCCGTTTCGACGAGCCCACGTCGCGCCGCCTGTTCGTCCAGCTCGTCTCCGCGCTGGCGCACGTGCACTCGCGCGGCGTGTTCCACCGCGACGTGAAGCCGGAGAACCTGCTGCTGGACGAGCACGGCGACCTGAAGCTCACGGACTTCGGGCTGTGCGCCCTCGCCGACCGGCATCTCGGCGCCGATGGGCTCGCGGCCACGCGCTGCGGGTCCCCGGCCTACGTCGCGCCGGAGATCCTGTACAAGAAGCGGTACGACGCCGGCAAAGTGGACGTGTGGTCCTCGGGCGTTGCGCTCTTCTCGCTCACGGCCGGCTACCTGCCGTTCAACGACGGCAACCTCATGGGCATGTACCGCAAGATCTTCTCCGGCAGATTCCGGTGCCCCAGGTGGTTCTCGCCGGAgctccggagcctcgtcggcaggATGCTGGACCCAGACGCCGGCACACGCATCAAGATGGATGAAATCATGGAGCACCCTTGGCTACAACAAGATGGGACGTCGTCGTTTGACATCATACGAGCTCCTTCCTCTGATCCTAGGCCGGAAGTGATGAAATGGGAGGCGGAAATGGAGCAAGTGAGGGAGCTGAACGCGTTCGACATAATCGCGTTCGCGTCGGGATGCGATCTGAGCGGGTTGTTTGGGCCATTGCCGGACCGGGTTCGGTTTGCTGTAGTAGGTGTGGTCATTGCGTCGGTGCTGGATAAGGCTGAGGAGATTGGGCGCGAGGAGgggtttgtgatgaggaggaaggaAGAAGTAGGGTGTGGTGGGATCATGTTTGAGGCGATCCAAAGGGAGATCATCGCCATGGTTAGGGTTAGTCGTTTGTTAGAGGAAATGTTGATGGTTGAGGTGGAAAGAGCTAGCTCAAGTGAGGCACCTAATCTGTGGGAGAGGCTTCAGCAAGGTCTTAAATTCTCAAATGATTGA
- the LOC123055056 gene encoding E3 ubiquitin-protein ligase RNF181-like has product MERGVRDWMQGRLPLIDQELDMLQRQQEARQHIYHEDDDEPFWPSLAVPASLDTVLQLPETAGAPAGARLQQTECAVCLKDFEVDDKVTTMPCDHYFHQGCISEWLKVSCVCPLCRHALPAATPPAHHMEATSP; this is encoded by the coding sequence ATGGAACGAGGTGTACGGGATTGGATGCAAGGCCGGTTGCCGTTGATCGACCAAGAACTCGACATGCTGCAAAGACAACAAGAGGCTCGGCAGCACAtctaccatgaggatgatgatgaaccGTTCTGGCCGAGTTTGGCAGTCCCGGCCTCGCTCGACACCGTCCTGCAGCTGCCGGAGACAGCCGGCGCGCCAGCCGGAGCCCGGCTCCAGCAGACGGAGTGCGCCGTGTGCCTCAAGGATTTCGAGGTGGACGACAAGGTCACCACGATGCCGTGTGACCACTACTTCCACCAGGGTTGCATCTCTGAGTGGCTCAAGGTCAGCTGCGTCTGCCCCCTCTGCCGTCACGCGCTTCCTGCTGCAACTCCACCGGCGCACCACATGGAGGCCACAAGTCCATGA